A single window of Coffea eugenioides isolate CCC68of chromosome 7, Ceug_1.0, whole genome shotgun sequence DNA harbors:
- the LOC113776986 gene encoding uncharacterized protein LOC113776986, translating to MTKRIHFDPPSDGFLDFQTADDYCTSYSLPFWMCRSPTDSVYELSRLLSPNHSTSSPSSSRFQAKEDGREVLMELIENMPESSYELSLRDIIDYQQNLEEEAQEELMIMERDSVPNAKVVVKKNTNSSTRVQSSQSGSNSMNIRVFLLKILIPVPLGFKAKGGNKRSSSRITSRSSFDGSEKPMAKVRYTMKMAFSKKRDSKKCESLNKSINNNRTSKSRASCPT from the exons ATTTTTAGACTTCCAAACTGCAGATGATTACTGCACGTCATATTCTTTACCATTCTGGATGTGCAGATCACCAACAGATTCTGTCTATGAACTTTCTCGTTTGCTCTCACCCAACCATTCAACATCTTCTCCATCGTCCTCAAGATTTCAAGCAAAAGAAGATGGTAGAGAAGTGCTGATGGAGCTAATAGAAAACATGCCCGAGTCATCCTACGAATTGTCCCTCAGAGACATTATAGATTACCAGCAAAACCTCGAAGAAGAGGCGCAAGAGGAGCTGATGATCATGGAAAGAGATTCAGTCCCTAACGCTAAGGTTGTCGTGAAAAAGAATACAAATTCGAGCACAAGAGTTCAGTCCTCACAAAGCGGAAGCAATAGTATGAACATCAGAGTTTTCTTGTTAAAGATATTAATCCCAGTGCCTCTTGGTTTCAAGGCAAAGGGAGGCAATAAAAGAAGTTCCTCAAGGATTACTTCAAGATCATCATTTGATGGATCTGAGAAACCAATGGCAAAGGTTCGGTACACGATGAAAATGGCCTTTTCAAAGAAAAGGGATAGCAAGAAATGTGAGAGTTTGAACAAAAGCATAAATAACAATAGAACCAGCAAAAGCAG GGCTTCATGCCCTACTTAG
- the LOC113777445 gene encoding uncharacterized protein LOC113777445, producing the protein MSRSSTDSDNEASHLLSNDCSTSSPPSSRYRAIEDGRKVLMDLMENMPESSYELTLRDIVDEQQNLEKEARKETMIADKPLVHKSHEVNPKKDKTASASMNSRVFLLKMFIPVPFALKEKAVKKRSSSRIISSPSFDGSEKLMAKDRCKKRMAFSEKRDRKKCDSISKGRDVETTYVSCWQLFSRKSSKRRPKDSCLMDN; encoded by the exons ATGAGTAGATCGTCCACAGATTCTGACAATGAAGCTTCTCATTTGCTCTCCAATGATTGTAGTACATCTTCTCCACCCTCCTCAAGATATCGAGCAATCGAAGATGGTAGAAAGGTGCTCATGGACCTGATGGAGAACATGCCCGAGTCATCCTATGAATTGACCCTCAGAGACATTGTAGATGAGCAGCAAAACCTGGAAAAAGAGGCACGAAAGGAGACGATGATCGCGGATAAACCTTTAGTCCATAAGTCTCATGAAGTCAATCCGAAAAAGGATAAAACTGCAAGCGCTAGCATGAACAGCAGAGTTTTCTTGTTAAAGATGTTCATCCCAGTTCCTTTTGCTTTGAAGGAAAAGGCAGTCAAGAAAAGAAGTTCCTCAAGGATTATTTCATCTCCGTCATTTGATGGATCTGAGAAACTAATGGCTAAGGATCGGTGCAAGAAAAGGATGGCATTTTCAGAGAAAAGGGATAGAAAGAAATGTGATAGCATCAGCAAAGGCAG GGATGTTGAGACAACCTACGTATCTTGTTGGCAGTTATTCAGCAGGAAAAGCTCCAAACGGAGACCCAAAGATTCCTGTTTGATGGACAATTAG